Proteins from one Ricinus communis isolate WT05 ecotype wild-type chromosome 9, ASM1957865v1, whole genome shotgun sequence genomic window:
- the LOC8266242 gene encoding pentatricopeptide repeat-containing protein At5g48730, chloroplastic isoform X2, producing the protein MATLSSSTYPFRQPLNRRKTQNSSHRISASVSEHRAEPKSVSLVFHGNSAGVVTEGGKKWKRERMDWEIVKKKEEKEGKEEMDRKIASRKAISVILRREATKAIIEKKRGPTNSKKLLPRTVLEALHERITALRWESALKVFELLREQIWYRPYSGMYIKLIVMLGKCKQPEKAHELFQAMIHEGCDVSHESYTALLSAYGRSGLLDKAFSLLEEMKSNPDCQPDVHTYSILIKSCVQVFAFDKAKTLLSNMESLGISPNTITYNTLIDAYGKAKMFEEMEATLVKMLSQQNCEPDVWTMNSTLRAFGISGQIETMEKCYEKFQGAGIEPSIMTFNVLLDSYGKAGDYKKMSAVMEYMQKYHYSWTIITYNIVIDAFGRAGDLKQMEYLFRLMRSERIKPSCVTLCSLVRAYGQAEKPEKIEGVLRFIENSDITLDTVFFNCLVDAYGRMGCFAEMKGVLILMEQKGYRPDKITYRTMIKAYSSKGMTKHVKELQDLVGGQG; encoded by the exons ATGGCTACACTCTCCAGCTCGACGTATCCATTCCGGCAGCCATTGAACCGACGGAAAACCCAAAATTCGTCACATAGAATATCAGCATCGGTTTCCGAACATAGAGCCGAACCGAAATCAGTCTCGCTTGTTTTTCATGGTAATAGTGCAGGAGTAGTGACAGAGGGAGGTAAAAAatggaagagagagagaatggactgggaaatagtgaagaaaaaagaagagaaagagggAAAAGAGGAAATGGATAGGAAAATCGCATCGAGGAAAGCGATATCGGTGATTCTTAGAAGAGAAGCAACAAAAgctataattgaaaaaaagagAGGGCCTACTAATTCTAAGAAATTGCTCCCACGGACTGTTCTCGAAGCTCTTCACGAACGCATTACCGCTTTGCGTTGGGAGTCTGCTCTCAAG GTTTTTGAACTACTCCGGGAGCAGATATGGTACAGGCCCTATTCTGGTATGTATATCAAGCTAATTGTCATGCTTGGAAAGTGTAAGCAACCTGAGAAAGCTCATGAGCTCTTTCAAGCTATGATTCATGAAGGTTGTGATGTGAGTCATGAATCATATACTGCTTTATTATCTGCTTACGGTAGGAGTGGTCTTCTTGATAAAGCATTTTCTTTACTGGAGGAAATGAAGAGTAATCCTGACTGCCAGCCTGATGTCCATACTTACTCGATCCTCATAAAGTCATGTGTTCAAGTTTTTGCCTTCGACAAAGCAAAGACGCTTCTTTCTAATATGGAGTCTTTGGGAATTAGTCCCAACACAATCACATATAATACCCTCATTGATGCGTATGGAAAAGCAAAAAT GTTTGAAGAAATGGAAGCAACTTTGGTGAAGATGCTCAGCCAGCAGAACTGTGAGCCTGATGTTTGGACCATGAACTCCACATTAAGAGCCTTTGGCATCAGCGGACAAATCGAAACGATGGAGAAGTGTTATGAGAAGTTTCAGGGCGCAGGGATTGAACCCAGCATTATGACCTTCAATGTTCTCCTGGATTCCTATGGAAAAGCTGGAGATTACAAGAAAATGAGTGCAGTGATGGAATACATGCAGAAATACCATTACTCATGGACAATTATAACCTACAATATAGTGATAGATGCATTTGGGAGGGCTGGGGATTTGAAACAGATGGAATATTTGTTTAGGCTAATGCGGTCAGAGAGGATCAAACCAAGCTGTGTTACACTTTGCTCTCTTGTGCGAGCTTATGGGCAAGCTGAGAAACCTGAAAAAATTGAAGGGGTATTGCGCTTTATTGAGAACTCAGATATAACATTGGATACTGTATTTTTCAATTGTTTGGTGGATGCCTATGGGAGAATGGGTTGCTTCGCAGAGATGAAGGGAGTTCTTATTCTGATGGAACAGAAGGGATATAGGCCTGATAAAATTACATACAGAACCATGATTAAAGCTTATTCAAGCAAAGGGATGACCAAACACGTGAAGGAGCTCCAAGATCTTGTAGG TGGGCAAGGCTAA
- the LOC8266242 gene encoding pentatricopeptide repeat-containing protein At5g48730, chloroplastic isoform X1, with amino-acid sequence MATLSSSTYPFRQPLNRRKTQNSSHRISASVSEHRAEPKSVSLVFHGNSAGVVTEGGKKWKRERMDWEIVKKKEEKEGKEEMDRKIASRKAISVILRREATKAIIEKKRGPTNSKKLLPRTVLEALHERITALRWESALKVFELLREQIWYRPYSGMYIKLIVMLGKCKQPEKAHELFQAMIHEGCDVSHESYTALLSAYGRSGLLDKAFSLLEEMKSNPDCQPDVHTYSILIKSCVQVFAFDKAKTLLSNMESLGISPNTITYNTLIDAYGKAKMFEEMEATLVKMLSQQNCEPDVWTMNSTLRAFGISGQIETMEKCYEKFQGAGIEPSIMTFNVLLDSYGKAGDYKKMSAVMEYMQKYHYSWTIITYNIVIDAFGRAGDLKQMEYLFRLMRSERIKPSCVTLCSLVRAYGQAEKPEKIEGVLRFIENSDITLDTVFFNCLVDAYGRMGCFAEMKGVLILMEQKGYRPDKITYRTMIKAYSSKGMTKHVKELQDLVGSVEGPQLHRKKPDF; translated from the exons ATGGCTACACTCTCCAGCTCGACGTATCCATTCCGGCAGCCATTGAACCGACGGAAAACCCAAAATTCGTCACATAGAATATCAGCATCGGTTTCCGAACATAGAGCCGAACCGAAATCAGTCTCGCTTGTTTTTCATGGTAATAGTGCAGGAGTAGTGACAGAGGGAGGTAAAAAatggaagagagagagaatggactgggaaatagtgaagaaaaaagaagagaaagagggAAAAGAGGAAATGGATAGGAAAATCGCATCGAGGAAAGCGATATCGGTGATTCTTAGAAGAGAAGCAACAAAAgctataattgaaaaaaagagAGGGCCTACTAATTCTAAGAAATTGCTCCCACGGACTGTTCTCGAAGCTCTTCACGAACGCATTACCGCTTTGCGTTGGGAGTCTGCTCTCAAG GTTTTTGAACTACTCCGGGAGCAGATATGGTACAGGCCCTATTCTGGTATGTATATCAAGCTAATTGTCATGCTTGGAAAGTGTAAGCAACCTGAGAAAGCTCATGAGCTCTTTCAAGCTATGATTCATGAAGGTTGTGATGTGAGTCATGAATCATATACTGCTTTATTATCTGCTTACGGTAGGAGTGGTCTTCTTGATAAAGCATTTTCTTTACTGGAGGAAATGAAGAGTAATCCTGACTGCCAGCCTGATGTCCATACTTACTCGATCCTCATAAAGTCATGTGTTCAAGTTTTTGCCTTCGACAAAGCAAAGACGCTTCTTTCTAATATGGAGTCTTTGGGAATTAGTCCCAACACAATCACATATAATACCCTCATTGATGCGTATGGAAAAGCAAAAAT GTTTGAAGAAATGGAAGCAACTTTGGTGAAGATGCTCAGCCAGCAGAACTGTGAGCCTGATGTTTGGACCATGAACTCCACATTAAGAGCCTTTGGCATCAGCGGACAAATCGAAACGATGGAGAAGTGTTATGAGAAGTTTCAGGGCGCAGGGATTGAACCCAGCATTATGACCTTCAATGTTCTCCTGGATTCCTATGGAAAAGCTGGAGATTACAAGAAAATGAGTGCAGTGATGGAATACATGCAGAAATACCATTACTCATGGACAATTATAACCTACAATATAGTGATAGATGCATTTGGGAGGGCTGGGGATTTGAAACAGATGGAATATTTGTTTAGGCTAATGCGGTCAGAGAGGATCAAACCAAGCTGTGTTACACTTTGCTCTCTTGTGCGAGCTTATGGGCAAGCTGAGAAACCTGAAAAAATTGAAGGGGTATTGCGCTTTATTGAGAACTCAGATATAACATTGGATACTGTATTTTTCAATTGTTTGGTGGATGCCTATGGGAGAATGGGTTGCTTCGCAGAGATGAAGGGAGTTCTTATTCTGATGGAACAGAAGGGATATAGGCCTGATAAAATTACATACAGAACCATGATTAAAGCTTATTCAAGCAAAGGGATGACCAAACACGTGAAGGAGCTCCAAGATCTTGTAGGGTCAGTTGAAGGGCCTCAATTGCATAGGAAGAAGCCTGACTTTTAA
- the LOC8266241 gene encoding rab3 GTPase-activating protein catalytic subunit isoform X1: MEAPSFVSKARTAFHSAAAKAERVFTDIKSDFISDRADSDKQSPRESRKHLEDESVKNEGESKSNNEGRHLKWRPSNIVTKQEWQDRFKNIRIGKRGGAENQSERVENPTMAAPFYDENLYLLNMKNDAEAKGSQVSFIAERLYATNPDNIPSTSVMKQLAIAIDAGKKHKSLKDLLASSGSSSPILERASLSLAAMKSLVLRDKEDKLASEFGGDDEKVLSLIHSLFDAEGKFLRRNINYGLEASSLPRDIHGSPPESLLVKISEVIGSFKTLRKMALLWCKIVAELRRLWSEELHIPGIPLDDLPDLNSCLLYQQFQVINCCVSRKQRHILATESLESVMRDASSVSKEPAISKENVSSSGILYARLCNGELVLRLGADHQADNLTMLGTGEPIYSPITQEGPLLTEDLIKENEEFVLRTGSVGAGCSQLLSDMQAFKAANPGCILEDFVRWHSPPDWTESGEVNEFFDGSDSSSTRGQLSSRMQKEGNLWRELWETSKAVPAVKQAPLYDEDLAVEGILHDLEDLPPSELFEQLFISLLGLGFVMAEAKLSGSSDASKLFSECKDYIVLTCQGNSWSEKVDDICQVYETVEKILLNPEEVLRAEETTTTAGEPRRLFKKLGLNFGSKDRNLRKPSSRDDNSEMSPGQPFSNFFDGKSSLFSKKPPRPETPSLGDKTSCPDDNEWTLV, encoded by the exons ATGGAGGCTCCGTCTTTTGTATCAAAAGCAAGGACAGCCTTCCATTCAGCTGCTGCTAAAGCGGAGCGGGTTTTCACAGATATTAAATCCGACTTTATATCCGATCGAGCAG ATTCTGATAAGCAATCGCCGAGGGAATCAAGAAAGCATTTAGAAGACGAGAGTGTTAAAAATGAAGGCGAGTCAAAG AGTAACAATGAAGGGAGGCATCTGAAATGGAGACCTTCAAATATAGTAACAAAGCAGGAGTGGCAAGATAGGTTCAAGAACATAAGAATAGGAAAGAGAGGAGGAGCTGAAAATCAGTCAGAGAGAGTTGAAAATCCAACAATGGCTGCTCCATTCTATGatgaaaatctttatttattgaacATGAAAAATGATGCTGAGGCAAAG GGTTCACAAGTGTCCTTCATAGCTGAAAGATTATATGCCACCAATCCAGATAACATTCCTTCAACATCTGTCATGAAGCAGTTGGCTATAGCCATTGA TGCTGGAAAGAAGCACAAGTCATTGAAAGATCTTTTGGCATCGTCTGGAAGCTCTTCACCTATATTGGAGAGGGCGAGCTTGAGCCTTGCTGCGATGAAGTCATTAGTGCTTCGTGACAAGGAGGATAAGCTTGCATCTGAGTTTGGTGGCGATGATGAGAAAGTTTTGTCCTTGATACATTCTCTATTTGATGCAG AGGGAAAGTTTCTCAGAAGGAACATCAACTACGGTTTGGAAGCATCATCTTTGCCTAGAGATATTCATGGTTCTCCTCCTGAAAGCTTGCTTGTTAAGATATCTGAAGTAATTGGAAGCTTTAAAACCCTGCGGAAAATGGCATTGTTATGGTGCAAAATTGTGGCTGAA CTGAGACGACTTTGGTCTGAAGAGCTACATATACCCGGCATTCCTTTGGATGATCTTCCAGATCTAAACTCCTGTCTATTATACCAGCAGTTTCAGGTTATCAATTGCTGTGTATCAAGGAAACAGCGTCACATTCTTGCTACTGAATCACTAGAATCAGTAATGAGGGATGCCAGTTCAGTTTCTAAAGAGCCAGCTATCTCTAAAGAGAATGTCAGTTCAAGTGGTATCTTGTATGCTAGATTATGCAATGGGGAACTTGTCCTTCGATTGGGTGCTGATCACCAAGCTGACAATTTAACCATGTTGGGAACTGGTGAACCGATATACTCTCCAATTACACAG GAAGGGCCTTTGCTTACTGAAGATCTCATCAAAGAAAATGAGGAGTTTGTGCTCCGTACTGGGAG TGTTGGTGCTGGATGTTCTCAACTCCTATCTGACATGCAGGCTTTCAAG GCTGCAAATCCTGGTTGTATACTGGAAGACTTTGTAAGATGGCACTCTCCACCGGACTGGACAGAAAGTGGTGAGGTTAATGAATTTTTTGATGGAAGCGATTCATCTTCTACAAGAGGTCAGCTAAGCAGTCGAATGCAAAAGGAAG GTAATTTGTGGCGGGAACTGTGGGAAACATCCAAAGCAGTACCGGCAGTTAAACAGGCTCCCCTATATGATGAGGACTTGGCGGT CGAAGGTATTCTACACGACTTAGAGGACCTTCCCCCTTCTGAGCTGTTTGAACAACTGTTTATTTCCTTG CTCGGTTTAGGATTTGTAATGGCGGAGGCTAAACTGTCTGGCAGCAGTGATGCATCAAAGCTATTTAGTGAGTGCAAAGACTACATTGTCTTAACTTGTCAAGGAAACAGCTGGAGTGAGAAAGTGGATGATATCTGCCAG GTATATGAAACGGTGGAGAAAATACTACTGAATCCAGAAGAAGTCCTAAGGGCAGAAGAAACCACGACGACGGCCGGTGAACCCAGACGTCTGTTCAAGAAGCTTGGCCTGAACTTTGGCAGCAAAGACAGGAACCTGAGAAAACCATCATCAAGAGATGATAACTCAGAGATGTCACCTGGCCAACCATTTTCTAACTTCTTTGATGGTAAATCATCCTTGTTTTCAAAGAAGCCTCCCAGGCCTGAGACTCCATCCCTAGGTGACAAAACTTCGTGTCCAGATGATAATGAGTGGACACTTGTTTAA
- the LOC8266241 gene encoding rab3 GTPase-activating protein catalytic subunit isoform X2 codes for MEAPSFVSKARTAFHSAAAKAERVFTDIKSDFISDRADSDKQSPRESRKHLEDESVKNEGESKSNNEGRHLKWRPSNIVTKQEWQDRFKNIRIGKRGGAENQSERVENPTMAAPFYDENLYLLNMKNDAEAKGSQVSFIAERLYATNPDNIPSTSVMKQLAIAIDAGKKHKSLKDLLASSGSSSPILERASLSLAAMKSLVLRDKEDKLASEFGGDDEKVLSLIHSLFDAEGKFLRRNINYGLEASSLPRDIHGSPPESLLVKISEVIGSFKTLRKMALLWCKIVAELRRLWSEELHIPGIPLDDLPDLNSCLLYQQFQVINCCVSRKQRHILATESLESVMRDASSVSKEPAISKENVSSSGILYARLCNGELVLRLGADHQADNLTMLGTGEPIYSPITQEGPLLTEDLIKENEEFVLRTGSVGAGCSQLLSDMQAFKAANPGCILEDFVRWHSPPDWTESGEVNEFFDGSDSSSTRGQLSSRMQKEGNLWRELWETSKAVPAVKQAPLYDEDLAVEGILHDLEDLPPSELFEQLFISLVYETVEKILLNPEEVLRAEETTTTAGEPRRLFKKLGLNFGSKDRNLRKPSSRDDNSEMSPGQPFSNFFDGKSSLFSKKPPRPETPSLGDKTSCPDDNEWTLV; via the exons ATGGAGGCTCCGTCTTTTGTATCAAAAGCAAGGACAGCCTTCCATTCAGCTGCTGCTAAAGCGGAGCGGGTTTTCACAGATATTAAATCCGACTTTATATCCGATCGAGCAG ATTCTGATAAGCAATCGCCGAGGGAATCAAGAAAGCATTTAGAAGACGAGAGTGTTAAAAATGAAGGCGAGTCAAAG AGTAACAATGAAGGGAGGCATCTGAAATGGAGACCTTCAAATATAGTAACAAAGCAGGAGTGGCAAGATAGGTTCAAGAACATAAGAATAGGAAAGAGAGGAGGAGCTGAAAATCAGTCAGAGAGAGTTGAAAATCCAACAATGGCTGCTCCATTCTATGatgaaaatctttatttattgaacATGAAAAATGATGCTGAGGCAAAG GGTTCACAAGTGTCCTTCATAGCTGAAAGATTATATGCCACCAATCCAGATAACATTCCTTCAACATCTGTCATGAAGCAGTTGGCTATAGCCATTGA TGCTGGAAAGAAGCACAAGTCATTGAAAGATCTTTTGGCATCGTCTGGAAGCTCTTCACCTATATTGGAGAGGGCGAGCTTGAGCCTTGCTGCGATGAAGTCATTAGTGCTTCGTGACAAGGAGGATAAGCTTGCATCTGAGTTTGGTGGCGATGATGAGAAAGTTTTGTCCTTGATACATTCTCTATTTGATGCAG AGGGAAAGTTTCTCAGAAGGAACATCAACTACGGTTTGGAAGCATCATCTTTGCCTAGAGATATTCATGGTTCTCCTCCTGAAAGCTTGCTTGTTAAGATATCTGAAGTAATTGGAAGCTTTAAAACCCTGCGGAAAATGGCATTGTTATGGTGCAAAATTGTGGCTGAA CTGAGACGACTTTGGTCTGAAGAGCTACATATACCCGGCATTCCTTTGGATGATCTTCCAGATCTAAACTCCTGTCTATTATACCAGCAGTTTCAGGTTATCAATTGCTGTGTATCAAGGAAACAGCGTCACATTCTTGCTACTGAATCACTAGAATCAGTAATGAGGGATGCCAGTTCAGTTTCTAAAGAGCCAGCTATCTCTAAAGAGAATGTCAGTTCAAGTGGTATCTTGTATGCTAGATTATGCAATGGGGAACTTGTCCTTCGATTGGGTGCTGATCACCAAGCTGACAATTTAACCATGTTGGGAACTGGTGAACCGATATACTCTCCAATTACACAG GAAGGGCCTTTGCTTACTGAAGATCTCATCAAAGAAAATGAGGAGTTTGTGCTCCGTACTGGGAG TGTTGGTGCTGGATGTTCTCAACTCCTATCTGACATGCAGGCTTTCAAG GCTGCAAATCCTGGTTGTATACTGGAAGACTTTGTAAGATGGCACTCTCCACCGGACTGGACAGAAAGTGGTGAGGTTAATGAATTTTTTGATGGAAGCGATTCATCTTCTACAAGAGGTCAGCTAAGCAGTCGAATGCAAAAGGAAG GTAATTTGTGGCGGGAACTGTGGGAAACATCCAAAGCAGTACCGGCAGTTAAACAGGCTCCCCTATATGATGAGGACTTGGCGGT CGAAGGTATTCTACACGACTTAGAGGACCTTCCCCCTTCTGAGCTGTTTGAACAACTGTTTATTTCCTTG GTATATGAAACGGTGGAGAAAATACTACTGAATCCAGAAGAAGTCCTAAGGGCAGAAGAAACCACGACGACGGCCGGTGAACCCAGACGTCTGTTCAAGAAGCTTGGCCTGAACTTTGGCAGCAAAGACAGGAACCTGAGAAAACCATCATCAAGAGATGATAACTCAGAGATGTCACCTGGCCAACCATTTTCTAACTTCTTTGATGGTAAATCATCCTTGTTTTCAAAGAAGCCTCCCAGGCCTGAGACTCCATCCCTAGGTGACAAAACTTCGTGTCCAGATGATAATGAGTGGACACTTGTTTAA
- the LOC8266241 gene encoding uncharacterized protein LOC8266241 isoform X3, giving the protein MEAPSFVSKARTAFHSAAAKAERVFTDIKSDFISDRADSDKQSPRESRKHLEDESVKNEGESKSNNEGRHLKWRPSNIVTKQEWQDRFKNIRIGKRGGAENQSERVENPTMAAPFYDENLYLLNMKNDAEAKGSQVSFIAERLYATNPDNIPSTSVMKQLAIAIDAGKKHKSLKDLLASSGSSSPILERASLSLAAMKSLVLRDKEDKLASEFGGDDEKVLSLIHSLFDAEGKFLRRNINYGLEASSLPRDIHGSPPESLLVKISEVIGSFKTLRKMALLWCKIVAELRRLWSEELHIPGIPLDDLPDLNSCLLYQQFQVINCCVSRKQRHILATESLESVMRDASSVSKEPAISKENVSSSGILYARLCNGELVLRLGADHQADNLTMLGTGEPIYSPITQEGPLLTEDLIKENEEFVLRTGSVGAGCSQLLSDMQAFKAANPGCILEDFVRWHSPPDWTESGEVNEFFDGSDSSSTRGQLSSRMQKEGNLWRELWETSKAVPAVKQAPLYDEDLAVEGILHDLEDLPPSELFEQLFISLLGLGFVMAEAKLSGSSDASKLFSECKDYIVLTCQGNSWSEKVDDICQVGVTIQRYMKRWRKYY; this is encoded by the exons ATGGAGGCTCCGTCTTTTGTATCAAAAGCAAGGACAGCCTTCCATTCAGCTGCTGCTAAAGCGGAGCGGGTTTTCACAGATATTAAATCCGACTTTATATCCGATCGAGCAG ATTCTGATAAGCAATCGCCGAGGGAATCAAGAAAGCATTTAGAAGACGAGAGTGTTAAAAATGAAGGCGAGTCAAAG AGTAACAATGAAGGGAGGCATCTGAAATGGAGACCTTCAAATATAGTAACAAAGCAGGAGTGGCAAGATAGGTTCAAGAACATAAGAATAGGAAAGAGAGGAGGAGCTGAAAATCAGTCAGAGAGAGTTGAAAATCCAACAATGGCTGCTCCATTCTATGatgaaaatctttatttattgaacATGAAAAATGATGCTGAGGCAAAG GGTTCACAAGTGTCCTTCATAGCTGAAAGATTATATGCCACCAATCCAGATAACATTCCTTCAACATCTGTCATGAAGCAGTTGGCTATAGCCATTGA TGCTGGAAAGAAGCACAAGTCATTGAAAGATCTTTTGGCATCGTCTGGAAGCTCTTCACCTATATTGGAGAGGGCGAGCTTGAGCCTTGCTGCGATGAAGTCATTAGTGCTTCGTGACAAGGAGGATAAGCTTGCATCTGAGTTTGGTGGCGATGATGAGAAAGTTTTGTCCTTGATACATTCTCTATTTGATGCAG AGGGAAAGTTTCTCAGAAGGAACATCAACTACGGTTTGGAAGCATCATCTTTGCCTAGAGATATTCATGGTTCTCCTCCTGAAAGCTTGCTTGTTAAGATATCTGAAGTAATTGGAAGCTTTAAAACCCTGCGGAAAATGGCATTGTTATGGTGCAAAATTGTGGCTGAA CTGAGACGACTTTGGTCTGAAGAGCTACATATACCCGGCATTCCTTTGGATGATCTTCCAGATCTAAACTCCTGTCTATTATACCAGCAGTTTCAGGTTATCAATTGCTGTGTATCAAGGAAACAGCGTCACATTCTTGCTACTGAATCACTAGAATCAGTAATGAGGGATGCCAGTTCAGTTTCTAAAGAGCCAGCTATCTCTAAAGAGAATGTCAGTTCAAGTGGTATCTTGTATGCTAGATTATGCAATGGGGAACTTGTCCTTCGATTGGGTGCTGATCACCAAGCTGACAATTTAACCATGTTGGGAACTGGTGAACCGATATACTCTCCAATTACACAG GAAGGGCCTTTGCTTACTGAAGATCTCATCAAAGAAAATGAGGAGTTTGTGCTCCGTACTGGGAG TGTTGGTGCTGGATGTTCTCAACTCCTATCTGACATGCAGGCTTTCAAG GCTGCAAATCCTGGTTGTATACTGGAAGACTTTGTAAGATGGCACTCTCCACCGGACTGGACAGAAAGTGGTGAGGTTAATGAATTTTTTGATGGAAGCGATTCATCTTCTACAAGAGGTCAGCTAAGCAGTCGAATGCAAAAGGAAG GTAATTTGTGGCGGGAACTGTGGGAAACATCCAAAGCAGTACCGGCAGTTAAACAGGCTCCCCTATATGATGAGGACTTGGCGGT CGAAGGTATTCTACACGACTTAGAGGACCTTCCCCCTTCTGAGCTGTTTGAACAACTGTTTATTTCCTTG CTCGGTTTAGGATTTGTAATGGCGGAGGCTAAACTGTCTGGCAGCAGTGATGCATCAAAGCTATTTAGTGAGTGCAAAGACTACATTGTCTTAACTTGTCAAGGAAACAGCTGGAGTGAGAAAGTGGATGATATCTGCCAGGTAGGGGTGACCATTCAGAG GTATATGAAACGGTGGAGAAAATACTACTGA